A DNA window from Brassica napus cultivar Da-Ae chromosome A4, Da-Ae, whole genome shotgun sequence contains the following coding sequences:
- the LOC106447452 gene encoding proline transporter 1 isoform X2 has translation MSEETMLISKSLTLLIKLAAVAFVLTTGINSAYVLGYSGTVMVPLGWVGGVVGLLLATAISLYANTLVAKLHEFGGKRHIRYRDLAGFIYGRKAHHLTWGLQYVNLFMINCGFIILAGSALKAVYVLFRDDHTIKLPHCIAIAGLICAVFAIGIPHLSALGVWLAVSTILSLIYIVVAIVLSVRDGVKAPARDYEIQGSSLSKLFTITGAAANLVFAFNTGMLPEIQATVRQPVVKNMMKALYFQFTAGVLPMYAVTFIGYWAYGSSTSTYLLNSVNGPLWVKALANISAILQSVISLHIFASPTYEYMDTRFGIKGHPLALKNLVFRIMARGGYIAVSTLISALLPFLGDFMSLTGAVSTFPLTFILANHMYYKAKNNKLSPLQKLWHWLNVVFFSLMSVAAAIAALRLIALDSRNFHVFADL, from the exons ATGTCAGAGGAGACGATGTTGATATCGAAATCCCTGACACTGCTCATCAAATTAGCAGCG GTGGCGTTCGTTCTGACAACCGGTATAAACAGCGCCTATGTGTTGGGATATTCAGGAACAGTAATGGTTCCTTTAGGTTGGGTTGGTGGTGTGGTTGGTCTTCTTCTCGCTACTGCAATCTCTCTCTATGCAAATACTCTCGTAGCCAAGCTTCATGAGTTTGGTGGCAAGAGACACATTCGCTATAGAGACCTTGCTGGATTCATTTAcg GTAGAAAGGCTCATCACCTTACATGGGGATTGCAGTATGTTAATCTTTTCATGATTAACTGTGGATTTATCATACTAGCTGGCTCTGCCCTGAAG GCTGTTTATGTGCTTTTCAGGGATGATCATACTATCAAGTTACCTCACTGTATAGCCATTGCTGGTCTAATATGTGCGGTTTTTGCCATTGGAATCCCTCATTTATCGGCTCTTGGGGTCTGGCTTGCAGTTTCAACCATCCTCAGCCTCATCTACATCGTTGTAGCAATTGTCCTATCAGTTAGAGACG GAGTGAAAGCACCTGCAAGAGATTACGAGATACAAGGATCATCATTAAGCAAACTTTTTACCATCACAGGAGCAGCAGCAAACCTGGTCTTCGCATTCAACACCGGGATGCTTCCAGAGATTCAGGCCACAGTGAGACAACCAGTTGTGAAAAACATGATGAAGGCTCTATACTTTCAGTTCACAGCTGGTGTCTTACCAATGTATGCAGTTACATTCATTGGATATTGGGCTTATGGATCCTCAACATCCACCTATCTGCTAAACAGTGTTAACGGCCCACTCTGGGTCAAAGCCCTTGCTAACATCTCAGCTATACTTCAATCTGTTATCTCTTTGCAT ATATTTGCGAGTCCAACATATGAGTACATGGACACAAGGTTTGGAATCAAAGGACATCCATTAGCTTTAAAGAACTTGGTGTTCAGGATCATGGCAAGAGGCGGGTACATCGCGGTTAGCACGCTTATCTCGGCGCTCTTGCCGTTCCTTGGGGACTTCATGAGTCTCACTGGTGCAGTGAGCACATTCCCTCTTACGTTTATTCTAGCTAACCACATGTACTACAAGGCTAAGAACAATAAGCTTAGTCCTTTGCAAAAGCTATGGCATTGGCTTAACGTTGTCTTCTTCAGTTTGATGTCTGTTGCTGCCGCCATTGCAGCTCTCAGACTAATCGCCCTTGACTCTAGAAACTTCCACGTTTTTGCAGATCTGTAA
- the LOC106447452 gene encoding proline transporter 1 isoform X1: MNATEAMNRKVNVRGDDVDIEIPDTAHQISSDSWFQVAFVLTTGINSAYVLGYSGTVMVPLGWVGGVVGLLLATAISLYANTLVAKLHEFGGKRHIRYRDLAGFIYGRKAHHLTWGLQYVNLFMINCGFIILAGSALKAVYVLFRDDHTIKLPHCIAIAGLICAVFAIGIPHLSALGVWLAVSTILSLIYIVVAIVLSVRDGVKAPARDYEIQGSSLSKLFTITGAAANLVFAFNTGMLPEIQATVRQPVVKNMMKALYFQFTAGVLPMYAVTFIGYWAYGSSTSTYLLNSVNGPLWVKALANISAILQSVISLHIFASPTYEYMDTRFGIKGHPLALKNLVFRIMARGGYIAVSTLISALLPFLGDFMSLTGAVSTFPLTFILANHMYYKAKNNKLSPLQKLWHWLNVVFFSLMSVAAAIAALRLIALDSRNFHVFADL; encoded by the exons ATGAACGCCACCGAAGCTATGAATCGCAAAGTTAATGTCAGAGGAGACGATGTTGATATCGAAATCCCTGACACTGCTCATCAAATTAGCAGCG ATTCATGGTTTCAGGTGGCGTTCGTTCTGACAACCGGTATAAACAGCGCCTATGTGTTGGGATATTCAGGAACAGTAATGGTTCCTTTAGGTTGGGTTGGTGGTGTGGTTGGTCTTCTTCTCGCTACTGCAATCTCTCTCTATGCAAATACTCTCGTAGCCAAGCTTCATGAGTTTGGTGGCAAGAGACACATTCGCTATAGAGACCTTGCTGGATTCATTTAcg GTAGAAAGGCTCATCACCTTACATGGGGATTGCAGTATGTTAATCTTTTCATGATTAACTGTGGATTTATCATACTAGCTGGCTCTGCCCTGAAG GCTGTTTATGTGCTTTTCAGGGATGATCATACTATCAAGTTACCTCACTGTATAGCCATTGCTGGTCTAATATGTGCGGTTTTTGCCATTGGAATCCCTCATTTATCGGCTCTTGGGGTCTGGCTTGCAGTTTCAACCATCCTCAGCCTCATCTACATCGTTGTAGCAATTGTCCTATCAGTTAGAGACG GAGTGAAAGCACCTGCAAGAGATTACGAGATACAAGGATCATCATTAAGCAAACTTTTTACCATCACAGGAGCAGCAGCAAACCTGGTCTTCGCATTCAACACCGGGATGCTTCCAGAGATTCAGGCCACAGTGAGACAACCAGTTGTGAAAAACATGATGAAGGCTCTATACTTTCAGTTCACAGCTGGTGTCTTACCAATGTATGCAGTTACATTCATTGGATATTGGGCTTATGGATCCTCAACATCCACCTATCTGCTAAACAGTGTTAACGGCCCACTCTGGGTCAAAGCCCTTGCTAACATCTCAGCTATACTTCAATCTGTTATCTCTTTGCAT ATATTTGCGAGTCCAACATATGAGTACATGGACACAAGGTTTGGAATCAAAGGACATCCATTAGCTTTAAAGAACTTGGTGTTCAGGATCATGGCAAGAGGCGGGTACATCGCGGTTAGCACGCTTATCTCGGCGCTCTTGCCGTTCCTTGGGGACTTCATGAGTCTCACTGGTGCAGTGAGCACATTCCCTCTTACGTTTATTCTAGCTAACCACATGTACTACAAGGCTAAGAACAATAAGCTTAGTCCTTTGCAAAAGCTATGGCATTGGCTTAACGTTGTCTTCTTCAGTTTGATGTCTGTTGCTGCCGCCATTGCAGCTCTCAGACTAATCGCCCTTGACTCTAGAAACTTCCACGTTTTTGCAGATCTGTAA